A single Saccopteryx bilineata isolate mSacBil1 chromosome 9, mSacBil1_pri_phased_curated, whole genome shotgun sequence DNA region contains:
- the TRADD gene encoding tumor necrosis factor receptor type 1-associated DEATH domain protein isoform X1, with protein sequence MAAGPNGLEEWVGSAYLFVESSLDKVVLSDAYAHPQQKVAVYKALRTVLAESGSPDVLQMLKIHRSDSQLIVQLRFCGRQPCGRFLRAYREGTLRTALERYLAAGLTLHSLPLQLELRAGVEVLDSLLTDEERCLSCIFGQKPDRLRDEELAELEDALRHLTCDGAGGQGGNVEAPASSQFLTPSPSEEKPPLPVSGQTFLFQGQPVVNRPLSLQDQQTFARLVGLKWRKVGRTLQRGCRALRDPALDSLAYEYEREGLYEQAFQLLRRFVQAEGRRATLQRLVEALEENELTSLAEDLLGLANPDDGQA encoded by the exons ATGGCTGCTGGGCCAAATGGGCTCGAGGAGTGGGTGGGCAGTGCATACCTGTTTGTGGAGTCCTCGCTGGACAAGGTGGTCCTGTCGGATGCCTATGCGCACCCCCAGCAGAAGGTGGCAGTGTACAAGGCTCTGCGGACTGTATTGGCAG AGAGCGGGAGCCCGGACGTGTTGCAGATGCTCAAGATACACCGCAGCGATTCGCAGCTGATTGTACAGCTGCGTTTCTGCGGACGCCAGCCCTGCGGCCGCTTCCTCCGCGCCTACCGCGAGGGGACGCTGCGCACGGCGCTGGAGCGCTACTTGGCCGCAGGGCTCACCCTGCACTCCCtgccattgcaactggagctgcGCGCGGGCGTGGAGGTGCTGGACTCCTTGCTGACGGATGAGGAGCGTTGTTTGAGTTGTATCTTCGGCCAGAAG CCTGACCGGCTCCGGGACGAGGAACTCGCTGAGTTGGAGGATGCTCTCCGGCATCTGACCTGCGATGGCGCGGGGGGCCAGGGTGGCAACGTGGAAGCTCCTGCCTCCTCGCAGTTCCTGACCCCTTCTCCATCGGAGGAGAAGCCGCCACTGCCGGTATCTGGCCAGACTTTTCTGTTCCAGGGTCAGCCCGTAG TGAACCGGCCGCTAAGCCTGCAGGACCAGCAGACATTCGCACGCTTAGTGGGCCTCAAATGGCGCAAGGTTGGGCGCACCCTGCAGCGAGGCTGTCGTGCGCTGCGGGACCCAGCCCTCGACTCTCTGGCCTATGAGTATGAGCGCGAGGGGCTGTACGAGCAAGCCTTCCAGCTACTGCGGCGCTTTGTGCAAGCTGAGGGCCGTCGAGCCACACTGCAGCGCCTGGTGGAGGCGCTGGAGGAGAACGAGCTCACCAGCCTGGCAGAGGACTTGCTGGGCCTGGCAAATCCCGACGATGGTCAGGCCTAG
- the TRADD gene encoding tumor necrosis factor receptor type 1-associated DEATH domain protein isoform X2, translated as MLKIHRSDSQLIVQLRFCGRQPCGRFLRAYREGTLRTALERYLAAGLTLHSLPLQLELRAGVEVLDSLLTDEERCLSCIFGQKPDRLRDEELAELEDALRHLTCDGAGGQGGNVEAPASSQFLTPSPSEEKPPLPVSGQTFLFQGQPVVNRPLSLQDQQTFARLVGLKWRKVGRTLQRGCRALRDPALDSLAYEYEREGLYEQAFQLLRRFVQAEGRRATLQRLVEALEENELTSLAEDLLGLANPDDGQA; from the exons ATGCTCAAGATACACCGCAGCGATTCGCAGCTGATTGTACAGCTGCGTTTCTGCGGACGCCAGCCCTGCGGCCGCTTCCTCCGCGCCTACCGCGAGGGGACGCTGCGCACGGCGCTGGAGCGCTACTTGGCCGCAGGGCTCACCCTGCACTCCCtgccattgcaactggagctgcGCGCGGGCGTGGAGGTGCTGGACTCCTTGCTGACGGATGAGGAGCGTTGTTTGAGTTGTATCTTCGGCCAGAAG CCTGACCGGCTCCGGGACGAGGAACTCGCTGAGTTGGAGGATGCTCTCCGGCATCTGACCTGCGATGGCGCGGGGGGCCAGGGTGGCAACGTGGAAGCTCCTGCCTCCTCGCAGTTCCTGACCCCTTCTCCATCGGAGGAGAAGCCGCCACTGCCGGTATCTGGCCAGACTTTTCTGTTCCAGGGTCAGCCCGTAG TGAACCGGCCGCTAAGCCTGCAGGACCAGCAGACATTCGCACGCTTAGTGGGCCTCAAATGGCGCAAGGTTGGGCGCACCCTGCAGCGAGGCTGTCGTGCGCTGCGGGACCCAGCCCTCGACTCTCTGGCCTATGAGTATGAGCGCGAGGGGCTGTACGAGCAAGCCTTCCAGCTACTGCGGCGCTTTGTGCAAGCTGAGGGCCGTCGAGCCACACTGCAGCGCCTGGTGGAGGCGCTGGAGGAGAACGAGCTCACCAGCCTGGCAGAGGACTTGCTGGGCCTGGCAAATCCCGACGATGGTCAGGCCTAG
- the B3GNT9 gene encoding UDP-GlcNAc:betaGal beta-1,3-N-acetylglucosaminyltransferase 9: protein MRRRLHLRGDASLTLLLGAALGLLLYAQRDGTAPTTNSQRAQGRAAPEPTPRLRVFQAPDAGAALLAYEEDTPEPPTPTGPFDFVRYLRAKDQRRFPLLINQPHKCLGDGARGTGPDLLIAVKSVAADLERRQAVRQTWGAEGRVQGALVRRVFLLGMPRGVGLGEAEAKGARGAGMQTHWHALLHAESRTYADILLWAFDDTFFNLTLKEIHFLAWASAYCPDVRFVFKGDADVFVHVENLLEFLAARDPAQDMLAGDVIVQARPIREPASKYYIPEAVYGLPAYPAYAGGGGFVISGATLRRLSGACAQVELFPIDDVFLGMCLQRLRLTPEPHPAFRTFGIPQPSAAPHLRTFDPCFYRELVVVHGLSAADIWLMWHLLHGPHRPACARPLPVATGPFQWGP, encoded by the coding sequence ATGAGGCGGAGGCTGCACCTACGTGGGGACGCGTCGCTCACACTACTCCTAGGCGCAGCCCTCGGCCTCCTGCTCTACGCGCAGCGCGATGGAACGGCCCCTACAACTAACTCACAGCGAGCGCAAGGGAGGGCAGCGCCGGAGCCCACCCCCCGGCTCCGTGTATTTCAGGCACCGGATGCAGGAGCTGCCCTGCTGGCCTATGAAGAGGATACGCCAGAACCGCCCACACCTACAGGACCCTTTGACTTTGTCCGATACCTGCGCGCCAAGGACCAGCGACGCTTTCCCCTGCTCATTAACCAGCCACACAAGTGCCTAGGCGATGGCGCACGCGGCACAGGACCCGACCTGCTCATCGCTGTCAAGTCAGTGGCTGCGGACTTGGAGCGGCGCCAAGCAGTGCGCCAAACATGGGGTGCCGAGGGTCGCGTGCAGGGGGCGCTCGTGCGCCGCGTGTTCTTGCTTGGCATGCCCAGGGGTGTGGGTTTAGGTGAGGCAGAAGCGAAGGGAGCGCGGGGGGCGGGCATGCAAACGCACTGGCACGCCCTGCTGCATGCTGAGAGCCGCACCTATGCGGACATCCTGCTCTGGGCCTTCGACGACACTTTCTTCAACCTAACGCTCAAGGAGATCCACTTTCTGGCCTGGGCCTCAGCCTACTGCCCAGACGTGCGCTTCGTCTTTAAGGGCGATGCCGACGTATTCGTGCATGTGGAAAACCTGCTAGAGTTTCTGGCGGCACGGGATCCAGCGCAGGACATGCTTGCAGGCGACGTGATCGTACAGGCGCGGCCAATCCGGGAACCAGCCAGCAAATATTACATCCCTGAGGCTGTGTACGGCCTGCCTGCCTACCCGGCTTACGCAGGCGGCGGCGGCTTCGTGATTTCGGGGGCCACGCTGCGCCGCCTGTCTGGCGCCTGTGCACAGGTAGAGCTCTTCCCCATCGACGATGTCTTTCTGGGTATGTGTCTGCAGCGCCTGCGGCTCACGCCTGAGCCTCACCCTGCGTTTCGCACTTTTGGCATCCCCCAGCCTTCAGCTGCGCCACACCTGCGCACCTTCGACCCCTGCTTTTACCGTGAGCTGGTTGTAGTACATGGACTATCAGCTGCTGACATCTGGCTTATGTGGCACTTGCTGCATGGCCCCCATAGGCCAGCCTGTGCCCGGCCACTGCCTGTCGCCACTGGCCCCTTCCAGTGGGGCCCTTAG